In one Magallana gigas chromosome 9, xbMagGiga1.1, whole genome shotgun sequence genomic region, the following are encoded:
- the LOC136271344 gene encoding uncharacterized protein yields MGLIQNCISKRNNKVYVMSKEEEEAYSKMEEEIKKELLEGDDIQTKPSPWMMFCTEPNTIKPKADEIPSGTVSEVVQKKGGVAFNVEYKSTVPKLPPINAKRIRVKAEGEDYEKWKNERDKLLVDKHEKAKIRRERIIQQKKLSAQRPGPKIPLKPAQKIEQN; encoded by the exons ATGGGTCTTATCCAGAATTGTATCAGCAAGAGAAACAACAAAGTTTATGTAATGTCAAAAGAAGAGGAGGAAGCCTACAGTAAGATGGAAGAGGAGATAAAGAAGGAACTGTTAGAAGGAGACGACATCCAGACCAAGCCATCGCCATGGATGATGTTTTGTACAGAGCCAAATACTATCAAACCCAAGGCTGATGAGATCCCCAGTGGTACAGTGTCGGAGGTCGTGCAGAAGAAAGGAGGCGTGGCCTTCAATGTTGAGTACAAGTCAACTGTACCAAAGCTTCCTCCAATCAATGCTAAGAGAATTCGAGTGAAAGCTGAGGGCGAGGATTATGAAAAATGGAAAA ATGAAAGGGACAAGCTTCTTGTTGATAAACACGAGAAAGCAAAGATTCGAAGAGAACGTATCATCCAGCAAAAGAAGCTGTCTGCCCAGAGACCTGGTCCAAAGATACCACTGAAACCAGCCCAAAAGATTGAACagaattaa
- the LOC105343188 gene encoding uncharacterized protein translates to MESTTFFSVLVSCLGIVLSQNPAAGPQHPPLCLMECMSEWISCEYECRIEFPVATNPIDFQGCAMPCEEERMMCMIGSPDPACNNNTLNNVAHLPFQVDLTPTTTAAPTTTPAPTPAPTPAPTPAPTPAPVAAVAASVPKAPVAAVAASVPNAPVAAVAASAPKAPVVGPVVGPYPKVIKSPQIKQVASNPQPVVIQGPSQRGPSPQVQNKRAQNIFSGSPNQISYPRRSSNKNQNRVQGPPMPAVSAPSSSGNAAMPATVQQAKLNEPPKQRFGHRFLKVHKLTYNLNNQGGK, encoded by the exons ATG GAATCGACAACATTTTTCTCCGTATTGGTATCATGCTTGGGAATAGTTTTGTCCCAGAACCCCGCAGCCGGCCCCCAACACCCACCCCTGTGTCTGATGGAATGCATGTCGGAATGGATTTCATGTGAATACGAATGTAGAATAGAATTCCCCGTGGCTACAAATCCCATCGACTTCCAAGGCTGTGCCATGCCATGTGAGGAGGAGAGAATGATGTGCATGATTGGATCACCTGATCCTGCTTGTAATAACAACACTCTAAACAACGTAGCCCACCTGCCTTTCCAGGTGGACCTGACCCCTACGACTACTGCTGCTCCCACTACCACACCTGCCCCAACACCTGCGCCAACGCCCGCACCAACACCCGCGCCAACTCCTGCGCCTGTTGCTGCTGTAGCAGCTTCTGTGCCAAAGGCACCAGTTGCTGCTGTGGCAGCTTCTGTGCCAAATGCTCCAGTTGCTGCTGTAGCAGCTTCTGCGCCAAAGGCGCCAGTTGTTGGTCCAGTAGTTGGACCATATCCAAAGGTTATTAAGTCCCCCCAAATCAAGCAAGTGGCCAGTAATCCACAACCAGTTGTCATTCAAGGTCCCAGCCAGAGAGGGCCAAGCCCACAAGTTCAGAACAAGAGAGCTCAGAACATCTTTTCAGGATCTCCAAATCAGATTTCTTATCCAAGGCGGTCAAGCAACAAAAATCAAAACCGTGTGCAGGGACCACCAATGCCCGCTGTCAGCGCGCCGTCTTCAAGTGGAAATGCTGCAATGCCAGCCACGGTGCAACAGGCTAAACTTAATGAACCACCAAAACAACGGTTTGGACACAGATTTTTGAAAGTCCATAAACTTACTTATAATTTAAACAACCAAGGAggaaaatag
- the LOC136271345 gene encoding uncharacterized protein: MSLDVRDFDAEFVNSRLFVAIKEKNHRHVLAYIKKGDNVNNRCKKSGMTYLHVVIKCANPISETKYVPIIYLFSNADIELNVADNSGTSPLQLAIKHNLLEIMEALIKCGTEYIVDPEDTLFSGLRGPCVYELINKYKFFSPGYWNAVKEDKAFRVNVLVKSWCRINVSQNGITLIECAKKSFACDKIVKQLTNNEASIEFAHATMAGDKFRMKYLLDHYKIDMDITDCSHRDSYFEPYSPLSLYGAALKYGHKDILELLRTDNNSQANTVQSTVCSVS, translated from the coding sequence ATGTCGCTGGATGTGCGAGATTTCGATGCAGAGTTTGTGAACTCGCGTCTTTTTGTGGCAATCAAAGAGAAAAACCACCGGCACGTGTTGGCCTACATAAAGAAAGGTGATAATGTCAACAACAGGTGCAAGAAGTCAGGAATGACTTATCTGCACGTTGTGATAAAATGTGCGAACCCAATTTCCGAAACAAAATACGTGCCAATTATTTACTTGTTTTCCAATGCGGATATTGAGTTAAACGTGGCGGACAACTCAGGAACGAGTCCGCTCCAACTAGCAATCAAACATAATCTGTTAGAGATCATGGAAGCTTTAATCAAATGTGGTACCGAATATATTGTTGATCCGGAGGACACGCTTTTTTCCGGGTTACGAGGTCCGTGTGTTTATGAATTAATCAACAAGTATAAATTCTTCAGTCCCGGTTATTGGAACGCCGTGAAAGAGGACAAGGCGTTCCGGGTCAATGTACTGGTCAAATCGTGGTGCCGAATAAACGTTTCCCAAAACGGAATTACTTTGATCGAGTGTGCCAAAAAATCTTTCGCCTGCGATAAAATTGTCAAACAGCTGACCAATAACGAGGCTTCCATTGAATTCGCCCATGCTACGATGGCAGGCGACAAGTTCCGAATGAAATACCTTCTGGATCATTACAAAATCGACATGGACATAACGGATTGTTCACACAGGGACAGCTATTTTGAGCCCTATAGCCCCCTATCTTTGTACGGCGCGGCCCTTAAGTATGGACATAAGGATATTCTAGAACTACTACGGACAGATAACAACTCTCAAGCAAACACAGTTCAATCAACTGTGTGCTCGGTTTCGTAA